From Myxocyprinus asiaticus isolate MX2 ecotype Aquarium Trade chromosome 10, UBuf_Myxa_2, whole genome shotgun sequence, the proteins below share one genomic window:
- the eaf2 gene encoding ELL-associated factor 2 isoform X1 → MNGTAYSNFDNQEHVLKLGETFEKQPKSAFHTVRYDFKPASIDTTCEGELEVGKGEQVTITLPNLEGSTAPVTIFKGSKRPYMKECILIVNHDTGEYRLEKLSSNLAVKKTRAEGSSKIQSRLEQQTSRLSQQMKTGSGNRAPSSTKNSPPKEKMSPSSPMDDIERELMAEARVMDQMSSGDSSSDSHSSSSSSSEDSSSSSDSEDEGRPTPGGAPVPPHSTSALATPQSRVEENSGNFINTLKNDLQLSESGSESDDD, encoded by the exons ATGAATGGAACAGCATATTCAAACTTTGACAATCAAGAACACGTTCTCAAACTAGGCGAAACTTTTGAGAAACAACCTAAAAGTGCATTCCACACGGTACGAT ATGATTTCAAACCAGCCTCCATAGACACTACATGTGAGGGAGAGCTTGAAGTGGGCAAGGGAGAGCAAGTTACAATCACACTGCCTAACTTGGAG GGATCCACAGCTCCTGTTACAATATTCAAAGGGTCCAAAAGGCCTTATATGAAAGAATGTATTCTCATTGTTAACCATGACACAGGAGAGTATCGCCTGGAGAAACTCAGCAGTAACCTTGCAGTCAAGAAGACCAG GGCTGAGGGAAGCAGTAAGATTCAGTCACGTCTGGAGCAGCAAACTAGCCGGCTTAGTCAGCAGATGAAGACTGGCAGCGGAAACAGGGCTCCATCCAGCACCAAGAACTCCCCTCCTAAAGAGAAAATGTCTCCGTCGTCCCCCATGGATGATATTGAACGAG AGCTCATGGCTGAGGCACGTGTCATGGATCAGATGAGCAGTGGAGACAGCTCCTCTGATTCCCACAGTTCTTCATCATCCAGTAGCGAGGACAGCTCCAGCAGCAGCGACTCGGAGGATGAGGGCCGTCCAACGCCTGGTGGAGCCCCAGTCCCCCCTCACAGCACATCAGCACTCGCTACACCTCAAAGTCGTGTGGAGGAAAACAGTGGGAATTTCATAAACACACTTA AGAATGATCTCCAGCTGAGTGAGTCTGGGAGTGAAAGTGATGATGACTGA
- the eaf2 gene encoding ELL-associated factor 2 isoform X2 produces the protein MKECILIVNHDTGEYRLEKLSSNLAVKKTRAEGSSKIQSRLEQQTSRLSQQMKTGSGNRAPSSTKNSPPKEKMSPSSPMDDIERELMAEARVMDQMSSGDSSSDSHSSSSSSSEDSSSSSDSEDEGRPTPGGAPVPPHSTSALATPQSRVEENSGNFINTLKNDLQLSESGSESDDD, from the exons ATGAAAGAATGTATTCTCATTGTTAACCATGACACAGGAGAGTATCGCCTGGAGAAACTCAGCAGTAACCTTGCAGTCAAGAAGACCAG GGCTGAGGGAAGCAGTAAGATTCAGTCACGTCTGGAGCAGCAAACTAGCCGGCTTAGTCAGCAGATGAAGACTGGCAGCGGAAACAGGGCTCCATCCAGCACCAAGAACTCCCCTCCTAAAGAGAAAATGTCTCCGTCGTCCCCCATGGATGATATTGAACGAG AGCTCATGGCTGAGGCACGTGTCATGGATCAGATGAGCAGTGGAGACAGCTCCTCTGATTCCCACAGTTCTTCATCATCCAGTAGCGAGGACAGCTCCAGCAGCAGCGACTCGGAGGATGAGGGCCGTCCAACGCCTGGTGGAGCCCCAGTCCCCCCTCACAGCACATCAGCACTCGCTACACCTCAAAGTCGTGTGGAGGAAAACAGTGGGAATTTCATAAACACACTTA AGAATGATCTCCAGCTGAGTGAGTCTGGGAGTGAAAGTGATGATGACTGA